One Thermodesulfobacteriota bacterium DNA segment encodes these proteins:
- a CDS encoding VWA domain-containing protein, giving the protein MKNLSSMAIIGIFLLIFSALAGGKYISAFPTIPKPKERDVNIDTDPVTDTVTWDIKLSHPYVEKGSLRDMFLNLRIKGKEAELKERTPVNLVLVIDRSGSMGDRGKIEYAREAAKQIIAGLNKEDRLAVVAYSTDVELLFPIQPLTDKDRAASVVSALYPTDSTNLSGGLVKGIEQLDSVKRDGYVNRVILLSDGLANEGVTDVGELGRIASRASEKGIHVTTMGLGVDYDENLMMSIAEHGAGNYYFIESPTQLSGIFRKEFGQIAATVAKDPVIRIGFAPGVTLEEVYGYMWTRTPDGVAEIKLGDFFGGQERDILVKLKVPAGKEGQNDLGKAALEFKDLLNNESPSGLVTPLSYEVTDDADKVARNENKDVSARWISVDASGVYYQATTAYESGDRQGALSKLKSAYDSIANLNMSPYKSARTVEQEAELRDAIDSISGPAAPAPMSDEGKKIIKQQKANAREAQK; this is encoded by the coding sequence ATGAAGAACTTGAGCAGCATGGCAATCATCGGAATTTTTCTGCTTATATTCTCGGCGCTCGCGGGAGGGAAATATATATCCGCCTTCCCGACAATACCAAAGCCGAAGGAGAGAGATGTGAACATCGATACGGATCCGGTCACGGACACGGTGACCTGGGACATAAAGCTGAGTCACCCTTACGTCGAGAAGGGGTCGCTCAGGGATATGTTCCTCAATCTGAGGATAAAGGGAAAGGAGGCTGAATTGAAGGAGAGGACTCCGGTAAACCTCGTCCTAGTGATAGACAGGAGCGGCTCTATGGGCGACAGGGGGAAGATAGAGTACGCGAGAGAGGCGGCGAAGCAGATAATCGCCGGGCTTAATAAGGAAGACAGGCTCGCCGTGGTCGCGTATTCGACGGACGTCGAGCTTTTATTCCCGATTCAGCCCCTCACGGACAAGGACAGGGCGGCGTCCGTCGTGAGCGCCCTCTACCCGACGGACTCGACCAACCTCTCGGGCGGACTCGTAAAGGGGATAGAGCAGCTCGATTCGGTCAAGAGGGACGGGTACGTGAACCGCGTCATACTGCTTTCGGACGGCCTGGCTAACGAGGGTGTTACCGACGTCGGCGAGCTCGGCAGGATCGCGAGCCGCGCTTCGGAGAAGGGCATACACGTAACGACTATGGGGCTGGGCGTAGATTACGACGAGAACCTCATGATGAGCATCGCCGAGCACGGTGCGGGCAATTACTACTTCATAGAGTCCCCGACGCAGCTTAGCGGAATTTTCCGGAAGGAGTTCGGGCAGATCGCCGCCACTGTCGCAAAGGACCCCGTGATAAGGATCGGGTTCGCGCCGGGCGTAACGCTCGAAGAGGTCTACGGATACATGTGGACCAGAACCCCGGACGGAGTTGCCGAGATAAAGCTCGGCGATTTTTTCGGGGGTCAGGAGAGGGACATACTCGTGAAACTGAAAGTGCCGGCGGGGAAAGAAGGACAGAACGACCTCGGGAAGGCCGCGCTCGAATTCAAGGACCTGCTTAATAACGAGAGTCCATCGGGTCTCGTGACGCCGCTTTCCTACGAAGTGACGGATGACGCTGACAAGGTCGCCCGGAACGAGAACAAGGACGTATCGGCGAGGTGGATATCCGTCGACGCCTCGGGCGTCTATTATCAGGCGACGACGGCGTACGAAAGCGGAGACAGGCAGGGCGCGCTGTCTAAATTGAAGAGTGCGTATGACAGCATCGCTAATCTCAACATGAGCCCCTACAAGAGCGCGAGGACGGTGGAGCAGGAGGCTGAGCTGAGGGACGCGATCGATAGCATCTCCGGCCCTGCCGCGCCCGCGCCGATGTCGGACGAGGGAAAGAAAATCATCAAGCAGCAGAAGGCTAACGCGAGAGAGGCTCAGAAGTAA